TGGTaggagaaaaaaaaatagaaggTTCAAGGCAGCCATAAAAGGTGGAAGAGGGAACAAGGGTAGGAACCAGTGCCTCGTATGTGGACAATATGGCGCATACTTGGAAAAATGAGGATCCAGCTGACATTGAGGCTATGAAGTTAGAGAGGTATGTAACCATATTTATGTATGTACTGCTATGTATGTATGTTCTACCATCACAAATATGACTACGAAAGCTGACTACAATTGTAAAAATGACAGGGGAgagccaaagaagaagaagaaggtagcACCAACCCCTACATGTACAACAGAGACTAGCATTGTGCCATTCACTGCCCCTAGAATGACATTTTCAGCAACATTGAGCATTTCAACATCAGTCCCTAGGCCCAACAAAAGGAAGAGAAAGTCCCCCTCTGTGACTCAATCATCTACTGCATCTATCAAGTAAGACATTCCTCTATGTTGCTTGTTGTGAAGGAAACATAACATTTCTAAACTAAATGTTCTTGCTGGACCAAAAGATCAGGGACAGGCTCCAATCAGGTGGACCCAATTCCATTGCCCATGTTGCTACCTTCTCCATATGAAACAACAACACAGGAAAAAGCACCAGAGAAGGAGAAATCTGCAGTAGGGAAGAAGAGAACAACACAAGTGAACAAGAAGGCAGCATCAGTCAAGAAGAAGGCAGCAGAGAAGGAAGCTGACAAGAACACTAGTTCTCCGGCCATGGGAACTAGGAGCAAGGTGCAGAGTTCTCCATCCAGCCCTGCAATGGAAACTAGGAGCAAGAGACAGTTGCTGATATAACCTGAAAGTTCTTGCAACCATTTTGGAGTGATTTTGGTATGTTAGTTGCATGTATGACCAAAACTATAATAGTGTGGTCCAACGTGATGCCTGTGAAATGGTTATTTGACCAAAACTCTACTATGGTCCAACTTCTCTTGGCCTAAAATAGCTGTGACTAAACCTATGTGGTTAATGGGTGATCAGAACTATGTTGCCTTCTTATTGGCTTGTTGAAATCTGTGAGCATATTTTTGTGATATTGGCTTGCTAAAATCTGACCATGTTTCTATGATAAATTTCTGTGATAATGGCTGAAATCTGTGAGCTTATTGCCTTATTTATTGGCTGTGCTAGACATGCTGCAGCCTGCAGCTGCTGCTGGGCAGGTGCCAAGGCACTACAGCAGCGAGCCCAAGGCTGCGCACAGCCACAGCAGCCAGCCCAGCAGCAAAACCAACAGCCGATCAGGCTTCCGTCGCTCTTTTTTTTAATGGAAAAGAGGTGTCGATGGTGGCAAAAAAGGAAGCAGCAAAATTTTCCAATCCATGTTCATTAAGGGGTACTTTGGACATTGAGGGTTCCTGTTAGGACCTGTTACAGGCAAAGTTCACGGCGGTGGCTTGGAGGGGATGAAATTTGTGAACTGATGGTGACAAGGAAGATGAAATTTTTCGGTGTCGTACAAGGAAGTTGCTCCATGAGAATTCTCTCTCATCCATGGACATCAGAGGCACGCACCGCCGCCAGCCTCCTCCAGCACTGGTCCCAAGCTCCCAGTGCCGCGCCGCTGCCAGCGCCCGGGCGGCCGGCCCCAGCGCCGCGTCGCTGACTTGCCTCCAATGCTTGGCCCCAGCACTGCGTAGAGCCCAACGCCGCGCCGCCGCTCTCCGCAGCTCCGCTTCCTCGCCGGCTGATAGCCGTCGGTGTTCATCCTATTGATTTTCCGATGTGCTTTGGGACACGTTCCAAGCAGCATCCCGTCGTACGGATCCGTGTACCCCTTTTCTCCCTGAAGATTTCCCATGACCCAACCACGCCTCAAGCCTCGGCATCTTTCAGTTAACCTGGAGCCCCGCATCAGTGTCATCAGTCCACAGCCAGCGTAACCAACCAAGCCTCCAACCAACTCCCCCCCTGAACTGGAACAAGGCAAGCAGGACCATCGCCATCCCACTTGCGttcttgccttgccttgccttctCCCCGCGAGATTCCTCAGCCGCCCCGCCCTTATAAGCCACGGCAACCGCGAGCCCCGGACGCAACCGCAGCAGGGCGTTGGGACTTGGGTGAGTGAGTGAGACtgggagagcagcagcagcagcagtagccgcACTGAACTTCCCTTCTTTTCCTTGTGGTTCGGCGCCGCGCGagggaggcacagcagcagcagcaagcaatGCCGCGCCGACAGAGGGCGCGCAGCAGCGAGGAGCTCAAGGCGGAGGACTTCGTCGACTCGGTGCTCaacttcggcggcggcggcgggggagacGAGGATGACGAGGAGAAGGACAAGGAGGACGGCGGGGACGCCCAGCCGGCGGCGGAGTTCAAGTCCAAGAACCTGGAGGCCGAGCGCAAGAGGCGCGGCAAGCTCAACCGCAACATCCTCGACCTCAGGTCCGTCGTGCCGAACATCACCAAGGTACGTACTTGACTGATCAATCACGGCCACCATGATTCCTCTTCCTCCCCCCACCCCCATGACCCCATCAGTGATGCACGCATTCAGTTAGTCGCCGCGCCGCCCTTAGCGCGCCGCTGCGTTGCCCATAGCACGCCGCAGCCGCGCCCTAGTCCTAGCTGCAGCCGACCCCTTGATGCCGCCTACCACGGTGCCGCCGAGCTCGTCGGCGCCCTTACTGCCTGTGCGGCCCGCCGGCACCCCTTGCCAGGCTTAGCCTGCAGGGCTGCCGCCTGGCGCCCACTGCTGTCTATCTGCCTCAGTAGCTCAGTCCTGCAGTGCAGGTTATGGAGGACGGGGTGGTATGTCTCCGCGTTGTTGTGTTCTATTTTTAGATAATCGTATATTATACATTAACTGATTTGTTCTTCAAATTCATATTCAGAGATTTTTTTTTACCTCTTGGATAGTTGGATTTTTACTCTTGTTTAGTTGGTGTTTGTTGAATTAATAGATTATATTAAGTTGATATGGACATCTTCTAATGATAGATACTATCTTCAATCAACCATATATTAGACATTCATGTGCGGCCGAATGACgatattaaaaaaaattatgccccACCTAAAATTCCTACAATTGTTTTCTGAAACAACCGCGAACCAgtgaagaactgaagatgaagcttTCTTTTGTTTCTCTCAGTCTGAATTCCGTTGTCCTGGAATACATGCTGAACTCCTCAGCCACCCAACCTGATATGTTTCTCTGCTGGTGGTGCAGATGAGCAAGGAGTCCACCCTATCGGACGCTATCGATCACATCAAGAAGCTCCAGAACCAGGTCCTTGAGCTGCAACGCCAGCTCGCCGACTCGCCTGGAGAGGCCTGGGAGAAGCAGGGCAGCGCGTCGTGTTCTGAATCCTTCACTGCCACTGAAAACATGCCGTATCAGGTAATCGCTGCTGTTATGAGTTGATACTGCAAGCATGGTTTAGCTAGTTCAAGGATAATTTTAGGGAAATATTAAACATCAGGATTAGTTGCTGTGCATCTTTGGAACTGAAAATTCAGAACATTTCATAGAAGGTTTGGTTACTCAATTTCATCATAATTTTCGGATGCATTGAACCGAACCTTAACAACTAGAAAAGCCCTGAAATCTTCTTTGAACGAATGAGAGCAGAATAGTTCAACTAGGTAAAGGAGAAATGTTATGATAGCATTGGACTTCAGGATCAATGTTGTGCTTCTTTTGGAACTGAAAACTAAtagagctactcagcttcatcaCGATTTTGGATTTTTGGGAGACACTAATTTAGTACCTTTCAATAGCTGACTATCCCCAGCAGATGCTTGAATCGGTACAATTCAAATTTCATCAAATTGACTCTTGTTTATTCGATTATTAGTATAAAATTATTAACTTCAACTATCAAACTATCATGTACTGAAAGGTTAAGCTCTGAAATTTCTTAGAATGAGTGAGATCAGAAACCTGAAATCACTGGATGTCTGTTTTGAAGCTGAACGTTTAGCCGTGATGTACTATTGATCCCTCACAGACTCACTGTGCCATACATCTGTGCAGGGTCAAATCGAGCTGGTTCCTCTGGGGCCATACAAATACCACCTCAGGATCTTCTGCAAGAAGACCAGCGTCTTCACCAAGGTGCTGGAAGCGCTCTACAGCTACAACGCGCAGGTCACCAGCCTGAACACGATAACGTTCTATGGCTACGCCGAGAGCGTCTTCACCATTGAGGTGTACTGTTTGCAAAAGACGCTTTTACTGATCTGCTAGATTTGCCACCGAGAGTTCTCTAACTATCAAATCTGTTCTTGTCCCCTGTATATGTGTAGGTTAAAGGCGAGCAGGATGTTGTGATGGTGGAGCTAAGGAGCCTCTTATCCAACATTGTGGAGGTTCCAAGCAACTGAGATTCCGATAGCAGTAGCTCATAGAGCTCACATGTTTCAGTGCAGAAATCTGACTTTCGAGTTTGGACGAAGAACTCTAGTGGTAAAGTGTCTTTGTAGGCAGTGTAACAAGAGTACATGTCAAACTGGTAAAACTGACGGATAAAAGACTGGGTTTTGCGTTGAACACATAGCACAGTTGGCCTTATGAGTTCCATGAAAGGAATGAACTTGTGATTGTGAACAAATTTACAGTTCCTCTTCATTGTCATCTATCTTTGTGGCCACTTCCGTTAAACCTGAAATCTGTTTGCACTGTTAGTACTATCTACTGACCCATGTACGCAGCAAGGGGCGATCAGATGCTGTATTGTGCTGATTTCAGCTCCCATAAAAAAGCAAGGCAATCATGAAAACCTGTTAATGATTCCAAGTTCAGAGCAATCTGTTACAGAAAGATCTACTGTTTcgttcgcaaacaaaaagaaagatctactttttttttttgaacatgggcccagtttagatccgaaaaatttggcaaaatgagcaccgtagcgttttcgttgttatttggcaattagtgtccaatcataatctaattaggcttaaaagattcgtctcgtgaatttcgtctaaactgtgtaattagttttattttttatttatatttaatactttatgcatgcgtccaaagattcgatgtgacgggaaatcttgaaaaatttggcattttgggtGGTAACTAAACAGGCCCATGGAAGAAACTCCATTACTCAGAACCTGATGCCAAATCATTGACCACCAGAACATTTATACAAGGTGGAATACTATCCATAATCGGATTAGTACCCGGACATAACTTCGCCTCAAGGTCAGCTAGACTGTGAGCGACAAGATTACAAGAACGGGGTTTATGTAGCTACGACAAAACTAGAAAAATTGATATGTAAGCACTCCTTCAACTCCCATAGCAATCCGCTTACCGAGCTTCGGTCAAGAACGGGCGCATTTGCCGCTTGGGCCACCATCAGTGCGTCGGTCTCCAGGATCACTTTCTGAATCCCCAACATCACTGCCCGCTGAAGAGCTTGTAGACAGGCAATGAATCTCGGTATGAGCAGCATCCAGAAGTAACCTTTCCCAGCTTGCCGTAGCCTGAACAAACAACAGTACCATCGGCTCCTCTCATGACATATCCCCAACCACCAGCTAGATCCCTCCTGGCTAAAAGCCCCATCACAATTAATCTTGATAAAAAATCAGTTGGTGGCTTAGACCATGC
Above is a genomic segment from Miscanthus floridulus cultivar M001 chromosome 3, ASM1932011v1, whole genome shotgun sequence containing:
- the LOC136542432 gene encoding transcription factor UDT1-like, whose amino-acid sequence is MPRRQRARSSEELKAEDFVDSVLNFGGGGGGDEDDEEKDKEDGGDAQPAAEFKSKNLEAERKRRGKLNRNILDLRSVVPNITKMSKESTLSDAIDHIKKLQNQVLELQRQLADSPGEAWEKQGSASCSESFTATENMPYQGQIELVPLGPYKYHLRIFCKKTSVFTKVLEALYSYNAQVTSLNTITFYGYAESVFTIEVKGEQDVVMVELRSLLSNIVEVPSN